From the genome of Candidatus Palauibacter scopulicola:
CCGGCAGAACGAATGCGAAGGACGAACTCCCGTCGCCATCGGCTGTCTCGGGCATGGTGAAGCTGAGGGAGAAGAGCTGACCGCCGTCGGCCGTGCGTCCGGTGATCCGGTGCGCGCCCGCAGAGTCGGGAAGGAGTGCCGGCGCATCTACAACGAAAGCGGGGTTGAGGAACGGTGCGCCTTCCGCGTCCGTGCCTCCCCATAGGAGGAGGGATGCGTCTTCTTGAACGGCTAGGCTCGCCACCCGGGAAGGTCGCTCGTCGAAGAGACGAAACCGGAGCGCGTTTGCGAAGTGGTAATCACTGACCCACGCTGGGCCGCAGTACGACATCAGATCCTTGTGCCCCGGTCCAATCAGTCGGCCGCCGTCACGGAAGTCGTAGCCCCAGGAACCGATCGACCCGTCCGTGTAGGGATACGACAGGTCCAGCTGACGGCTACTCCCGCACGGCGCATGTCCGAGGTTCAGGCTGTGGCCGAGTTCGTGGGCTATGGTCCCCGGATGTGGTACCGCGAAAACTGCCTGGCCTGGCTGCTGGGCCAACCCTCCCGCGCCTCTGACAGGTCGCGACATCATGCCCAGGTAACGACCGGCACCGCCTTCCAGGGCGATTATCGCTCGTGTTGCGCTCATAAGGTCGTATGTATTGTTGCTTGAACTCAGCACGGGTTCGTGCGCCGCCACTTCGAGGTCGCCGATCGGCAACAGCGTACGTGTCCTCCGGAACAGTTCATGGCCCTCAGGATCGGCGGCCATCGCGGTGGTCAGCGCGACAATCGACGAATCGGGATCCTCGCTCCAGAGGAATGGGATCACAGTGAGGTTGAACACGGGCATTTTGCGCACGTCGACTGCCATCTGGCCCGTCTCCGGGATCCGGTTCACGACACCGAGACCGGGATCCAGCGTGCCGTCCGGGTCGATCTCGACCACGATCTCGAGGCCAGGCTGCACGACCTCGCCGGGGATATTGGCATTGGCGGAGCTCCATAGACTGTGTTCGACAAGCTCGGTGGGGATGGCCGTCGCCGTCGCCGGAATGTCCGCCACATGCCTCTCGGTCCCGTTCAGGTAGAACCGCGCCCGGACAGGGGGGATACTCGCTGTTGTCGGATGTGAGGCGGTGACGAAGACCCGGAGCAAGGCCTGCTCGCCCGCAACCAGCGGAACCGGGTGTTCCCGTGACTGCACCGCCTGGGTCAGGTATGCCATCGACCCGCCACCACGGGAACAGGTTGCGATCCGCCGGTGGTAAAGGGTCTCCAGCCAGGCCTGGAAACCGGGATCCGACGGCGCGCAGAGATCCGTGCCCCCCGCCAGAAGCCTCTTGAGCCGGAGGTCCGTCAATCCGTCCGGGAGCGGCCCTGACAAGCCGGCATTGTTCCCGACAGCCAGTTCTCGGAGGCTCGATACTCCGCCCAACTCGGGCGGCAGCGCCCCCGTGAGATTGTTACTGGCGAGGTCCAGGGCCTCCATCCTCGTGAGATTGCCGATATCGGACGGAATCGGGCCCGTAAGGTCATTGCCGGAGAGTGACATCAAACGAAGGTTCGTGAGCCTGCCGATATCGGATGGGATCGGACCCGTCAGTCCGTTGGTTGTGAGCGACAGCCGGGTCAGGCTGGCAAGTTCACCGAGTTCGCGCGGGATCCGACCCGAAAGGTCGTTGTCGCCGAGATCCAGCTGCCGCAGGCTAGTAAGCCTGCCAAATAGTTCGTGCGGCATCGGGCCCGTGAATTCGTTTTCGGACAGAACCAACCTGATCAGGCTGGCAAGTTCTCCGAGTTCGCGCGGGATCTGACCCGACAGGTTGTTCCTCCACAAGGTCAGGTGCTCTAGGGTGGCGAGGTCGCCTAGCTCGGGTGGAATCTGGCCCGCAAGGTTGTTGGCGAAGAGGTTCAGTTGAACGACCCGGCCCGAAGCATCCGTATTGATGCCGTACCACTCCCCGAGCGGTGCGTCGGTCAGCCAGTTGCGGGAGTTGATCCAATTCGGTCCGTCAGTGGATTCATAGAAGGCTACCAGGACCTCGCGGTCCGACGGGGGGCTGCACGCAAGGCTAGTGCCTTCGTGGGCCGTGATTCCTGACAGCCAGGTCTGGAACGATGCGTGGGGCGGAGCACACAGGCCGGTGTCCGCATAATCGAGCTCGACCAGTGAGAGGCTGGCCAGAGAGTGCGGCAGCCGGCCGGATAGCGCGTTGTCGTTGACGCGAAGCACGGTCAGCTCCTCCAGGCTTCCCAGATCGGGAGGCAGCCGGCCGTCGAGGCCGTTCCCGGAAAGGTCGAGCGTCGCAACCCGGCCGAGGGCGCCCGCCGTCACGCCGTACCATTCGTCGAGTACGGGAGTCTCCAGCCAGCCACCGGAGTATCTCCAATTCGGCCCCCCAGAGGATTGGTACAGGCGGGCGAGCACTTCCATGTCCGATTCGTGGCAGTAGGGTCCGCCGTACCACCCGATGTCCACCAACCAAGCGACGAAATCGGCCGT
Proteins encoded in this window:
- a CDS encoding Ig-like domain-containing protein yields the protein MGDRGLPGAGFAIPAIVGIAALVLSCGDDGVGPTAPPARPPGPAATTVTINPSSATFTALGETAQLAAEVQDQTGQVMAGAAVAWASSDASVASVAASGLVTAAANGRVTITATAGSASGTAAVTVEQEVSAIAVSPAAATLVAFGGTLRLVAEASDANSHAVAGSEFSWSSSDTLVAQVDDSGLVTGVDEGTATITAEAGGASGEAEITTVENPDRAALVALYEATDGPNWVSSDNWLTEAPLGEWYGVETDGSGRVVGLDLAGKLDREAGEELVHGLAGTIPAEIGSLVNLKSLNLELNGLTGPIPPEVGELTSLTTLDLGYNNLNGPITPVLHNLVDLERLRLARNHLTGSLPHELGSLSGLEELDIWGNDLRDPIPDSFLALGSLRRFTFSSNANLCAPGTADFVAWLVDIGWYGGPYCHESDMEVLARLYQSSGGPNWRYSGGWLETPVLDEWYGVTAGALGRVATLDLSGNGLDGRLPPDLGSLEELTVLRVNDNALSGRLPHSLASLSLVELDYADTGLCAPPHASFQTWLSGITAHEGTSLACSPPSDREVLVAFYESTDGPNWINSRNWLTDAPLGEWYGINTDASGRVVQLNLFANNLAGQIPPELGDLATLEHLTLWRNNLSGQIPRELGELASLIRLVLSENEFTGPMPHELFGRLTSLRQLDLGDNDLSGRIPRELGELASLTRLSLTTNGLTGPIPSDIGRLTNLRLMSLSGNDLTGPIPSDIGNLTRMEALDLASNNLTGALPPELGGVSSLRELAVGNNAGLSGPLPDGLTDLRLKRLLAGGTDLCAPSDPGFQAWLETLYHRRIATCSRGGGSMAYLTQAVQSREHPVPLVAGEQALLRVFVTASHPTTASIPPVRARFYLNGTERHVADIPATATAIPTELVEHSLWSSANANIPGEVVQPGLEIVVEIDPDGTLDPGLGVVNRIPETGQMAVDVRKMPVFNLTVIPFLWSEDPDSSIVALTTAMAADPEGHELFRRTRTLLPIGDLEVAAHEPVLSSSNNTYDLMSATRAIIALEGGAGRYLGMMSRPVRGAGGLAQQPGQAVFAVPHPGTIAHELGHSLNLGHAPCGSSRQLDLSYPYTDGSIGSWGYDFRDGGRLIGPGHKDLMSYCGPAWVSDYHFANALRFRLFDERPSRVASLAVQEDASLLLWGGTDAEGAPFLNPAFVVDAPALLPDSAGAHRITGRTADGGQLFSLSFTMPETADGDGSSSFAFVLPAQAGWEGDLASITLSGPEGSATLDQETNRPMTILRDPRSGQIRGFLRDPAPATRSAADAVGGAVVPGLEMLFSRGIPGAGAWRQ